A stretch of [Clostridium] scindens DNA encodes these proteins:
- a CDS encoding TrkH family potassium uptake protein yields the protein MKVMIRKLTQTQMIVIGYALIILTGALLLMLPAASRDGLATSFPDALFTATSASCVTGLVIADTFSKWTMFGQCIILAMIQIGGLGFMTIGVFFAIILRRKIGLWMRGTLQESVNILQIGGIVRLAKKIMLGTLLFEGVGAALLTLRFQEQMGWGKAVYYGIFHSISAFCNAGFDLMGKDAPYTSFTGYYDDPLVNIVIMALIIIGGIGFFVWNDVSTHRHHISRYRLHTKIVLVTTAILVIGGAALLYLFESQNTLDGMSTQGKVLSSLFGSVTARTAGFNTVDTAALTDNSKMLTIFLMFIGGSPGSTAGGIKTTTFVVLLVYVSANLRNKTYCNVFGRRLDDGAIRKASTVLCTNLFLVFMAVMILAAVQPQPVMDIVFEVISAIGTVGMSTGITRDLTEVSKLVLVFLMYCGRVGSLTFALSLRGHKAEVPVKVPVEPITIG from the coding sequence ATGAAAGTTATGATTCGTAAACTGACGCAGACACAGATGATCGTGATTGGCTATGCGCTGATCATCCTAACAGGAGCGCTGCTTCTGATGCTTCCGGCGGCCAGCAGGGACGGACTTGCAACTTCATTTCCGGATGCCCTTTTTACAGCCACGTCGGCGTCCTGCGTGACGGGCCTGGTAATCGCAGACACGTTTAGCAAATGGACGATGTTCGGACAGTGTATCATTCTTGCGATGATTCAGATTGGCGGCCTGGGGTTTATGACCATTGGCGTATTTTTTGCCATCATCCTCCGAAGGAAGATTGGACTATGGATGCGGGGGACGCTGCAAGAGAGCGTCAACATTCTGCAGATTGGAGGAATTGTCCGGCTGGCAAAAAAGATCATGCTGGGAACCCTCCTGTTTGAAGGAGTCGGAGCCGCGCTTCTTACTCTTCGCTTCCAAGAACAGATGGGATGGGGAAAGGCCGTCTATTATGGGATATTCCACTCCATTTCCGCGTTCTGCAACGCCGGATTTGATCTGATGGGAAAAGACGCTCCCTATACTTCATTTACCGGATATTATGATGACCCGCTTGTAAATATCGTGATCATGGCTTTGATTATCATAGGCGGCATTGGATTTTTCGTCTGGAATGACGTATCCACCCACCGCCACCATATTAGCCGATACCGTCTTCATACCAAGATTGTGCTGGTGACAACGGCAATCCTGGTAATAGGAGGAGCGGCGCTTCTATATCTGTTTGAAAGCCAGAACACGCTGGATGGGATGTCCACCCAAGGAAAGGTGCTAAGTTCCTTGTTTGGTTCTGTGACGGCAAGAACGGCAGGATTTAATACGGTAGATACGGCAGCGCTGACCGATAACAGCAAGATGCTTACCATATTCCTCATGTTTATTGGGGGCAGTCCTGGGTCTACGGCAGGCGGAATTAAAACCACCACATTCGTGGTATTGCTTGTCTACGTAAGCGCCAATCTAAGGAATAAGACCTATTGCAATGTATTCGGACGCAGGCTGGATGACGGCGCGATCCGCAAAGCCAGTACGGTCCTGTGCACGAATCTGTTCCTGGTATTCATGGCAGTGATGATTCTGGCAGCAGTCCAGCCGCAGCCAGTGATGGATATCGTATTTGAAGTAATATCGGCCATCGGAACGGTAGGAATGTCTACCGGAATCACGCGGGATCTGACGGAGGTTTCAAAACTGGTATTAGTATTCCTGATGTACTGTGGAAGGGTAGGAAGCCTGACGTTTGCCCTTTCGCTTCGGGGGCATAAAGCCGAAGTGCCGGTGAAAGTGCCGGTAGAGCCGATTACCATAGGCTAG
- a CDS encoding ATP-binding protein — protein sequence MEKIRVLLKNKKIAYVAKTAAIVITASILGLILNHFGVAKENVLMVFMVGVLLVSTCTWGYEYGIFGAISSVLIFNYFFTVPVHTFAIMNPNDVALMAFFLIAAFISSSLTVRFQKQLIISKKNEETATRLYEMSEQFINATGKEKIIELGIRHIYEHTGYECIVELLDETVVSGAGKEYTSRDYMMFPIIGMVKQIGILKVLNHNQGLSVEQELIVKTAANQIGIALDREMIYAEQERIKVEVEREHMKSSMLRSISHDFRTPLTGIMGDCGLILESEDMDSPERAQLVQDIMEQSMWLMKMMENILSMTKIESGQQFINKSPEVVDDVINEASLHVIGLRDRRNFQVSLPKEVIVADMDARMIAQVIINLLDNAMKHTKEGGSISLSVSYRDHKAYFVIEDDGDGVPEELRERIFDEFVSGGDKSTDQKRGIGLGLTICKEVVHAHGGDIWEENRNAGGARFIFWIPAKQVE from the coding sequence ATGGAGAAGATAAGAGTACTGTTAAAAAATAAAAAAATAGCATACGTGGCAAAGACCGCGGCGATCGTGATAACAGCCAGCATACTGGGACTGATCCTGAATCACTTTGGCGTGGCCAAGGAGAACGTCCTTATGGTATTCATGGTGGGCGTCCTTCTGGTCAGCACCTGTACCTGGGGGTATGAATATGGAATTTTTGGCGCAATCTCCAGCGTGCTGATATTCAATTATTTCTTTACGGTACCAGTTCATACATTTGCCATCATGAATCCCAACGATGTGGCACTCATGGCGTTCTTTTTGATTGCCGCATTTATATCGTCCAGCCTTACCGTCAGGTTCCAGAAGCAGCTGATTATATCGAAGAAGAATGAGGAGACTGCCACCCGCCTGTACGAGATGTCGGAACAGTTCATCAATGCTACCGGCAAGGAGAAGATCATCGAGCTGGGCATCCGGCATATCTACGAGCATACGGGATACGAGTGCATCGTGGAACTGCTGGATGAGACGGTGGTATCCGGGGCGGGCAAGGAGTATACCTCCAGGGATTATATGATGTTTCCTATCATAGGCATGGTGAAGCAGATAGGAATACTGAAGGTATTAAACCACAATCAGGGACTCAGCGTGGAGCAGGAGCTGATCGTCAAGACTGCGGCTAACCAGATCGGGATCGCGCTTGACCGGGAGATGATCTATGCGGAACAGGAGCGGATCAAGGTAGAGGTAGAGAGGGAGCATATGAAGAGCAGCATGCTCAGAAGCATATCCCATGATTTTCGTACGCCTTTGACCGGGATCATGGGCGACTGCGGGCTGATCCTGGAATCCGAGGATATGGATTCGCCTGAGCGCGCCCAGCTGGTACAGGATATTATGGAGCAGTCTATGTGGCTGATGAAGATGATGGAGAATATCCTGAGCATGACGAAGATCGAGAGCGGGCAGCAGTTTATTAATAAGAGTCCGGAAGTCGTTGATGATGTGATTAATGAAGCATCCCTTCACGTGATCGGCTTAAGGGACAGGCGGAATTTCCAGGTATCGCTGCCAAAGGAGGTTATCGTGGCAGATATGGATGCCAGGATGATTGCCCAGGTGATCATCAACCTGCTTGACAATGCCATGAAGCATACAAAAGAAGGCGGAAGCATATCTCTTAGCGTGTCCTACCGGGATCATAAGGCATATTTTGTCATAGAAGATGACGGGGATGGCGTTCCGGAAGAACTGAGGGAGAGAATATTTGATGAATTTGTCTCCGGCGGTGATAAAAGCACGGACCAGAAACGCGGAATCGGGCTTGGACTTACCATTTGCAAGGAAGTGGTGCATGCCCACGGCGGTGATATATGGGAGGAGAACAGGAATGCGGGGGGAGCCAGATTTATATTCTGGATCCCGGCCAAGCAAGTGGAATAA
- a CDS encoding potassium channel family protein produces the protein MKSVLIIGLGRFGHHLCKNMIRLGNEVMVVDKVEANVEDLLPIATTAKIGDCTNEEVLRNLGVGNFDICFVCIGSNFQSSLEITSLVKELGGKYVVSKANRDIHAKFLLRNGADEVIYPDRDIAERLAVKHSANHVFDYIELAEGYSIFEIPPMHSWIGKSIREVDIRSKYHVSVLGIKENGHLQLLPRADYKMNDSIHLMVIGLKKDVDKILANIK, from the coding sequence ATGAAATCTGTATTAATTATTGGCTTAGGAAGGTTTGGGCATCATCTGTGCAAGAATATGATCCGCCTAGGAAATGAAGTGATGGTTGTAGACAAGGTGGAGGCGAATGTGGAGGATTTGCTTCCGATAGCGACGACAGCGAAGATTGGAGACTGCACCAATGAAGAGGTGCTGAGGAATCTGGGCGTGGGGAATTTTGACATCTGCTTTGTATGCATCGGCTCCAACTTTCAAAGCAGCCTGGAGATTACCAGCCTGGTTAAGGAACTGGGCGGGAAATATGTGGTAAGCAAGGCAAACCGCGACATTCATGCCAAATTCCTGCTTAGGAACGGGGCGGACGAGGTGATATATCCTGACAGGGATATTGCGGAGCGGCTGGCAGTCAAGCACAGCGCCAACCATGTGTTTGACTATATCGAACTGGCAGAAGGATACTCCATCTTTGAGATTCCGCCAATGCACAGCTGGATAGGGAAAAGCATCCGGGAGGTGGATATCCGCTCCAAATATCACGTAAGCGTGCTGGGAATCAAGGAGAACGGGCATCTGCAGCTGCTTCCAAGGGCTGACTACAAGATGAACGACAGCATTCATCTTATGGTGATCGGCCTTAAGAAAGACGTAGACAAGATATTGGCAAATATCAAGTAA
- a CDS encoding DRTGG domain-containing protein, with the protein MTIGRIKALLEADVLYGEDTLDDEVKYAFSSDMMSDVLAYADEHSALITGLCNPQVVRTAEMLDIVCIIFVRNKIPDQSILALAEEKGIVILCTARGMFTTCGILYSNGLLGGANI; encoded by the coding sequence ATGACAATCGGAAGAATAAAAGCCTTATTAGAGGCAGATGTGCTGTATGGCGAAGACACCTTGGATGATGAAGTGAAATATGCGTTTTCTTCAGACATGATGAGCGATGTCCTGGCCTATGCTGACGAGCATTCTGCCTTGATTACCGGCCTTTGCAATCCCCAGGTGGTGAGGACGGCGGAGATGCTTGATATTGTCTGTATCATATTTGTAAGAAATAAGATTCCGGATCAGAGCATCCTGGCGCTTGCGGAAGAAAAGGGAATTGTCATCTTATGCACGGCGCGAGGCATGTTTACGACTTGCGGCATACTATACAGCAATGGACTGCTTGGAGGTGCAAATATTTAA
- a CDS encoding ATP-binding protein: MGENLILHYDISGDDFTRAGEASSDVKNKLKVMGVDNNVIRKVAIAMYEGEINMVIHANGGTITVEISHDSIRMILADTGPGIADIDKAMEKGYSTAPEEVRALGFGAGMGLPNMKKYSDYMNIETTIGVGTTVTMDVHL, translated from the coding sequence ATGGGTGAAAACCTAATCTTACATTACGACATATCAGGCGACGATTTTACACGTGCCGGCGAAGCCAGCAGCGATGTAAAGAACAAACTAAAAGTCATGGGCGTAGATAACAATGTGATACGAAAAGTGGCTATTGCCATGTATGAAGGCGAGATCAATATGGTGATCCACGCCAACGGCGGAACCATTACCGTCGAGATATCCCACGACAGCATACGGATGATTCTTGCCGATACCGGTCCCGGTATCGCAGACATTGACAAGGCAATGGAAAAAGGCTATTCCACTGCCCCTGAGGAAGTGCGCGCATTAGGCTTTGGCGCAGGGATGGGATTGCCGAACATGAAAAAATATTCCGACTATATGAACATTGAAACCACCATTGGCGTCGGTACTACCGTAACCATGGATGTTCATTTATAG
- a CDS encoding PHP domain-containing protein, with the protein MIPLYYDLHMHSCLSPCGDDDMTPANLVGMAAVKGLDVIALTDHNSCKNCPAAMKHGEEYGVIVIPGMELTTSEEVHVVCLFPTLDDALSFDAYVYDHILPIKNKEHIFGRQQIMDAQDHVIGNVERLLISATDISFDRIFALASSYHGIAYPAHIDKTTTSLLSNLGFVPPDSTFLCAEIHNMGNLHRIQKEHPYFLQCNIVSSSDAHYLEDINEPYYQLYSESRSIPDILAGLLRHA; encoded by the coding sequence ATGATTCCCCTGTATTATGATCTTCATATGCATTCCTGCCTGTCTCCTTGCGGCGACGATGACATGACCCCTGCCAATCTCGTGGGCATGGCCGCCGTCAAGGGACTGGACGTGATTGCGCTGACAGATCACAATTCCTGCAAGAACTGTCCGGCTGCTATGAAGCATGGAGAAGAATATGGCGTTATCGTCATTCCTGGGATGGAACTGACCACATCAGAGGAAGTCCATGTGGTCTGCCTCTTTCCGACCCTTGATGATGCGCTTTCTTTTGATGCCTATGTTTATGACCATATCCTTCCCATAAAGAACAAGGAACATATCTTTGGCAGGCAGCAGATCATGGATGCACAGGATCATGTTATCGGAAATGTCGAGCGCCTGCTGATCAGCGCCACAGATATCTCCTTTGACCGCATATTCGCCCTGGCCTCTTCCTACCACGGCATCGCATATCCGGCCCACATTGACAAAACTACAACAAGTTTGCTGTCCAATCTTGGCTTCGTTCCCCCTGACAGCACCTTTCTTTGTGCAGAAATTCACAATATGGGCAACCTTCATCGCATACAAAAAGAGCACCCTTACTTTCTGCAATGTAACATTGTCAGCAGTTCGGATGCTCACTATCTTGAAGATATAAATGAACCCTATTATCAGCTGTATTCCGAGTCCCGATCCATACCCGATATTCTGGCCGGACTCTTACGGCATGCCTAG
- a CDS encoding [Fe-Fe] hydrogenase large subunit C-terminal domain-containing protein produces MDKFIHSVKLDEDACIGCINCIKYCPTQAIRVHNGKAKITPEFCVDCGRCLRYCPHHAKVAIYDSIEEIRNYKYTVALPAPSLYTQFNNLTNVDIVLNALLSMGFDDVFEVSAAAELVSEASRAYISEHRDEAPFISTACPTIVRIIRVKYPTLIPRLLPLKPPVEVAAEIARKRAIEKTGLKSEDIGIFFISPCPSKVTYVKSPLGIDKSQIDKVLAIKEVYPILLEHMTHDESKLKPLAASGRIGIGWSNAGGESAGLITDNYLACDGIMSALRVLGDLEDEKFHGLKFVELNACNGGCVGGPLTVENPYVATAKSKKLHRYLPVAQTHASNFDDIDYHWSSFVEYEPVFRLGHSFRESLEMMGLIEELTEQLPGLDCGSCGAPTCRALAEDIVRGEATRTDCIYAFHEYINTLSKEISSLTRSLNLSCGNNDESVRILEDYIEKLTTELDKKER; encoded by the coding sequence TTGGACAAATTCATTCATTCAGTAAAACTAGACGAAGATGCCTGCATCGGCTGTATAAACTGCATTAAATACTGTCCGACCCAGGCCATACGGGTACATAACGGGAAGGCTAAGATCACGCCGGAATTCTGCGTTGACTGCGGCCGCTGCCTGCGCTATTGTCCGCATCACGCGAAGGTTGCCATTTACGATTCCATTGAAGAGATCCGCAATTATAAGTATACGGTTGCCCTGCCTGCCCCTTCTCTCTATACGCAGTTCAACAATCTGACCAACGTGGACATCGTCTTAAACGCGCTGCTGTCCATGGGGTTTGACGATGTGTTTGAAGTCAGCGCGGCTGCCGAACTGGTATCGGAGGCGTCCCGCGCCTACATCAGCGAGCATCGGGACGAGGCGCCTTTTATCAGCACGGCCTGCCCTACTATCGTAAGGATCATCCGCGTCAAGTATCCTACACTGATACCGCGGCTGCTTCCCCTGAAGCCCCCGGTAGAAGTTGCGGCTGAAATAGCCCGGAAGAGGGCGATTGAAAAGACGGGGCTTAAGTCCGAAGATATCGGCATCTTCTTTATATCCCCCTGCCCGTCAAAGGTGACCTATGTCAAATCCCCTCTGGGAATAGATAAAAGTCAGATTGACAAAGTGCTGGCTATAAAAGAGGTCTATCCCATTCTTCTGGAGCATATGACTCACGACGAGAGCAAGCTTAAGCCTCTGGCCGCATCTGGGCGCATCGGCATCGGCTGGAGCAATGCCGGCGGAGAATCCGCAGGGCTGATCACCGATAATTATCTGGCCTGCGACGGCATCATGAGCGCGCTTCGCGTTCTTGGGGATCTGGAGGACGAAAAGTTCCATGGCTTAAAATTCGTAGAGTTGAACGCCTGCAACGGCGGATGCGTGGGAGGTCCTCTTACTGTAGAGAATCCCTATGTTGCCACCGCCAAATCCAAGAAACTGCACAGATATCTTCCGGTGGCCCAGACTCATGCCAGCAATTTTGATGATATTGATTACCACTGGAGCAGCTTCGTAGAATATGAGCCTGTATTCCGCCTCGGCCATTCCTTCCGGGAAAGCCTGGAGATGATGGGACTTATCGAGGAACTGACAGAGCAACTGCCCGGACTTGACTGCGGCTCCTGCGGAGCGCCTACCTGCCGCGCCCTGGCAGAGGACATCGTACGCGGAGAGGCTACAAGGACCGACTGTATCTATGCCTTCCATGAGTATATTAACACGCTCTCCAAGGAGATCTCATCCCTCACCCGCTCGCTGAACCTAAGCTGCGGCAACAATGACGAGTCGGTAAGGATTCTGGAGGATTACATAGAGAAGCTTACAACAGAGCTGGATAAAAAGGAGCGATGA
- a CDS encoding response regulator, translating into MEDKKTLLIVEDDKYIINFISMTLKKEEYAFFVAKSVEEAVSLFYANQPDLIILDLGLPDGDGMEVIKSVREVSDIPIIVVSARQEEGEKIQALDAGADDYVTKPFYMGELMARIRAGLRKTGTARQEEIMTVFSTGSLTVDYEKRKVLVEGEEVHLTPIEYKILLLLIANRGKVLTHNYIIREIWGYAEDIDAGNLRVFMATLRRKIEKDPANPEYVLTEIGVGYRFREK; encoded by the coding sequence ATGGAAGACAAGAAGACATTATTAATCGTAGAAGATGACAAGTATATTATAAATTTTATCAGCATGACATTGAAAAAGGAAGAATATGCGTTCTTCGTTGCCAAGTCTGTGGAAGAGGCAGTCAGTTTGTTTTATGCCAATCAGCCGGATCTGATCATTCTGGATCTGGGGCTTCCGGATGGAGATGGCATGGAAGTAATCAAAAGCGTGCGGGAGGTTTCGGATATTCCCATCATCGTAGTGTCAGCCAGGCAGGAGGAAGGGGAGAAGATCCAGGCCCTGGATGCGGGGGCGGATGATTATGTGACGAAGCCTTTCTATATGGGAGAACTAATGGCAAGGATACGCGCCGGCTTAAGGAAAACCGGTACGGCCCGGCAGGAAGAGATCATGACCGTGTTCTCTACCGGTAGCCTGACGGTGGATTATGAGAAGCGGAAAGTGCTGGTAGAAGGAGAAGAGGTGCATCTGACTCCGATCGAGTATAAGATACTACTGCTGCTGATCGCCAACAGAGGGAAGGTTCTGACCCATAATTATATTATCCGTGAGATATGGGGGTATGCGGAGGATATCGATGCCGGAAACCTGCGCGTATTCATGGCGACGTTGAGAAGAAAGATTGAAAAGGATCCGGCAAATCCTGAATATGTGCTGACGGAGATCGGAGTAGGCTACCGTTTCCGGGAGAAATAG
- a CDS encoding complex I 24 kDa subunit family protein — MLSKKSTVQFNGTKEQEKELLEVIHELKDEKGSLMPILQRAQDIYGYLPIEVQKIISNETGIPLEKIYGVVTFYSQFNLNPKGRYRISVCLGTACYVKGSGDIYNKLMEKLGIVGGECTPDGKFSLDACRCVGACGLAPVMMVNDEVYGRLTVDDIDDILAKYE; from the coding sequence ATGCTTTCTAAAAAATCTACAGTTCAGTTCAATGGGACGAAAGAGCAAGAAAAAGAACTGTTAGAAGTAATCCATGAACTGAAAGATGAGAAAGGTTCCCTGATGCCTATTCTGCAGAGGGCCCAGGACATCTATGGCTATCTGCCGATTGAAGTTCAGAAAATCATTTCTAATGAAACCGGAATTCCACTGGAAAAGATCTATGGAGTTGTCACCTTTTATTCCCAGTTTAACCTAAATCCAAAGGGACGCTACCGCATATCGGTCTGTCTTGGCACGGCTTGCTATGTAAAGGGCTCGGGAGATATCTATAACAAGCTGATGGAAAAATTAGGAATCGTGGGAGGAGAATGTACGCCGGACGGCAAGTTTTCGCTGGATGCCTGCCGCTGCGTAGGCGCCTGTGGACTGGCTCCTGTTATGATGGTTAATGATGAAGTGTATGGCCGGCTTACCGTGGATGATATCGATGATATTCTGGCCAAATATGAATAA